The genomic segment CCATTATCTGTTGGATATCCTGTGCTTGGGTTTAATATGTGATGATACCTCTTACCATCCTTTATAAAATATCTTTCATAATCTCCAGAAGTAGAAAGTGCTTGTTCTGATAAATTAATTATGCCTACATAATCTTGATCGCTATCTTTTCTAGGATGCTTAACTCCAACATTCCATGGTGTTCCATCTGGCTTTTTACCAACTGTATATATAGAACTACCTCCAAGACTTATAATCCCGCCTTTAATATCGTAGTTTTTATAAATTTTCAACACTTCATCTGCAGCAAATCCTTTAGCTATTCCACCTAAATCTATTGCCATACCTTCTTTTAGTAACTTAATACTATTATTTTCCTCATTTATACTGATATCATTATATCCAACTAGCGGTAGTTTTGATTTAATCTCTTCATCTGTAGGTATTCTTTCGTTATCAGTTCCTATTCCCCAAAGATTTACAAGTGGGCCTACAGTTATGTCAAATACACCATTACTCAATTTAGAATACTTAACTGCGATTTCAACCATTTTAATAATCTCCGGATGTACTTGTACATATTCTTTACCTGCAGCTTGATTAATTTTACTTATATCACTGTTATCTATAGTCACACTTGCCATTTGCTCAATCTCATCTAATCTTGAAAGAGATGCTTCTATAGCTTCATTAGCTTTTGGACCATATGCTTTAAGCTGAAAAACTGTATCCATTTTCAATGCTGTTTTAGTAATAATCTCCTGATTCTTTGAACACCCTGAAAAAATAAGAATACATAGTATGCATGTCATTAACATAGATATTTTTTTAATCACTTTAATCGCCCTCGTAATTCAATTTAATAAATTTATTAACCTACCAAACATTTTACATCATTTTAGAGTCATTTTATAGAATTTTTTCCAATAAAGTAATATTTTCTATTTAGCATTTTATAGATAAACAGTATATAACTTAGACTTATGCGCATACCTCACCGAAATGAATAATATACTTTTGTTCCAGTTTCTAGGTAATTCTGATGGGTGATTCTAAGGCTATAAAGTTGCACCCAAAGTGCTAGCCTCAAAGAACAAGCTCTGAACTAGCACATTTGGAACAACTTATAGCCAAAGAATCACATCCATCAAAATTACCAATGAAACATTCCACAAAAATATATTACCCATTTCTAGTTGGGATATATTTCATAGTATAAATCTAACTTATAATTGGCTTATCTATATAGATGAACATATTAACAAATTTACTAAAACTTTAAGCTCATATATTCACTAGAAATCATAAATATATTTGTGGAGAAAACATTTGAAAATGAGCTGTTAAAGGTTCTTAGCTGTAGGTTGTTCCATTTTAGCTTGTCAAACTGAAAGTTGGAGCATGCTAAAGTGGATACAACCTGCTGCTTAGAACCTTCAGCGATATTTTCATAGCTTTTCGGAATCAAAATATTTATGATTTTGGTGAGTTATACGCATAAGTATATATTATAGTTGGGTTATCTATATATTTACAAGGTTTATTGCTAAAACTTACTATGAATAGTATAATCTTTTTATGTCAAATACTTTAATTATAATAAATGCAAACTATAGTCTGCATTTAAGTAATAAGGGAATGGAGTGAAATTCTTCAACTACCCCAGTAACCGTGAAACTGACGAAATCAAAGACACAATCAAAAATAACAAGTCCAACCTGTTATTTTTTGATTGTGTCTAACATGCCACTGAGAAATTGGGAAGGCTTGAAATTAGGATGAAGTTAAGTCGGGATACCTTGTTTTATACACCGATAATATCCTCTGAGGGTGGGATATTAGGCACATGAAAATAAATTTCAAGTACAACGCCACCATGAATATTTTTCACCAGATAAGAGAGTAAATTGATCTCATAGCAGGTCTATTAGGTCAGTCTACTTCCGAAGGATAGTTGAAAATAATCTGGTAAATGAACTTGTTATTTTTTGAATGTGACTTAAGTAATCATGCGTTTTATGAAAATAAGACTTTTAAGTTTTATTCTGATTTTTATAGGCATGTTTATTATGCTTCTATGCATACTCTCGATGGGTATGCTTTTTTTGTTACCCTTAAATACACTATATTTTAGGAGGGCATCATGAAACTAAAAAATAAATTTTTATCACTCTTTTTAATAATTATATTAGCTATGAGTACACTTTTCGGTTGTGGTAATAAGACTGCAACAATGACAGATAGAGAAGGTAACAGCTTTAAGCTTCCTGAAAAAGTAAATACTATAATATCTACAGCGCCATCAAATACCGAAATATTAGTTGGGCTAGGACTTTCAGATAAGTTAGTAGCTATAGACAAATATTCGTCAGATGTGGATGGTATTAATAAAGATTTACCTAAAATTGACTTTAAGAATCCAGATGCTGAAACTCTTGTGAGTTTAAAGCCTGACATAATAATAGCTTCAGGACATAATAAAACTGGGAGTGAAGACCCCTTTGCAGCTGTTAAAGAAGCTGGAATTCCTGTTGTATACATACCTACAAGTTCAAGCATAGAGGACCTTTATAAAGATATTGACTTTATATCAAAAATCACTGGTACTGAGAAAAAAGGTGATGAGATGACAGCTAATTTAAAGGATGAAATAAGTTCAATAAAGAAAATTGGAGATACTATTACTGATAAGAAAAATGTATATTTTGAAATAGGGTCAACTTCAGGTTTATATAGTTTTGGTAATAATACATTTTTAAATGAAATGATTGAAATTGTAGGCGCCAAAAATATCTTTGCTAATGAAAATTCGTGGATATCTCCAAGTCCTGAAGCTGTAGTAAAGGCTAATCCTGATGTAATACTTACAAATGAACCTATAAGTAATGCTATCGATAATATAAAAACTCGTGATGGTTTTCAAGAAGTTACTGCAGTTAAAAACAATAAAGTCTTTGCTATTGATAATAATTCCTCTTCCAGACCATCACAAAATATACTGAAAGCACTTAAACAAATAGCAAAAGCTATTTATCCTGAGGAATATGCAAATGTATAAAAAAATTATCATATTATTAATACCCTTAACATTTTTAATTTTATGTATCGGAACTTCTATTGGAAGTTCTGATACCAGCTTAATCCATATTGCATCGATAATTGGATATAAAGTTTTAAGAATTCCACTACTTAAAGAGATTAACCCTAATGATGTGGCGATAATTTGGAATTTAAGATTACCTAGAGTGTTTTTAGCCTTTCTTGTAGGTGCTTCCTTATCAGTTAGTGGTGCTGTGGTTCAATCATTACTTAGAAATCCACTCGCTTCACCCTATACCTTAGGAGTATCTTCTGGTGCTTCTCTTGGAGTTGGATTTCTTATAATATCTGGTTTTTCAATGCCTATACTCGGCAGGCTTACTCTTCCTTTAACAGGCTTTTTATGTGGGCTTTTGACTGTATTTATTATCATAAAATTTGCCTACAAAGTTGATAACAGCATGTCAACTTCAACTATAATTTTATCTGGTATGGTTTTTTCTTTATTTTGCAGTGCAATACTTACAACTGTAACAGCCTTATATAGTGAAGATATAAAAAGCATAGCTCTTTGGGAAATGGGTTCTTTCTCTATGAAGGGATGGTCATATGTACAAATGGGAATACCCTTCTTTATAATTGGAATAATTGGTGTCATGCGCTACTGCACTGAAATGGATATATTATCTTTTGGTGAAGATCAAGCAAAATCAGTTGGAGTAGATGTTAATACCATAAAGACTAGACTTCTTATTTTCTCTGCTATATTAACGGGTTCTGCTGTAGCCTTAAGTGGAATTATTGGTTTTGTGGATTTAATAATTCCTCACTTAGTAAGAAGAATCATTGGAGCAAAGCATAAATATGTGATTCCTGTATGCATAGTTTTAGGCGGCTGCTTTATGGTGATTACTGATCTAGTAGCAAGAATAATTATAATACCATCAGAATTGCCAGTTGGTGCTATTACTGCTCTGATTGGAGCTCCATTTTTTGCATACATATATTTTAATAAGGCACATGAAAGAAAATAATAAATCAAAGTAGGTGATGATTTTGTTAGAACTTAAGAATTTTTCTTGTGGATATGACAAAATAGATATCATAAAGAATATAACCTTTAAAGCTAAAAGAGGAGAAATTCTTTGCATAGTTGGTCCAAATGGATGCGGAAAAAGTACGCTTTTAAAAGCTATAGGCAGACTCATTGAATATAAAGGAACACTAACATTTGATTCAAAGGATATAAAAAATTTACCTGTGAAGGAATTTGCAAAACACGTTGCACTTATGACTCAAAGCAACAATGTTTACTTTCCTTACACAGTTTATGAAACTGTTGCTTTAGGCAGATATGCTTATTTGAAAGGGGCTTTATCCTCTTTAAGTAAAGAAGATGATTTAACCGTAATGAAAGCTATAAAAAGTGTTGGCCTTATAGATTTAAAAGATAAACTTATAAGTGAATTATCTGGCGGCCAGCTTCAAAGGGTCTTCATAGCAAAAGCCTTTGCCCAAGATCCAGAAATTATTTTATTAGATGAACCAACAAATCATCTTGATTTAAAATATCAAATTGAGATCCTAGAATATTTAAACCTTTGGGCAAAAGAAAATAATAAAATTGTAATAGCTGTATTACATGATTTAAATTTATCTAACTTATTTGGTGAGAAAATTATATTACTAAGCCATGGCGAAATAGTCAGCCAAGGTACACCTAAAGAAGTATTTCTAGAAGATAACTTAAAAAATGTATATAATATAGACGTGAAAAATTTCATGATTAGTGCTTTAAAGCAGTGGCAATAACATATATCGATAAAAGAAGTGACTTAATTGAATACTTATTTTCTAATTAGAGCGAATATAATTAGACCAGTACTCCATTTTCGATCCATTTAATGTTGGAATATGATATTTTCATTGCGTATTATTTAAGATGTTTAACATATAATATAAATATCCTGAAAATATTAATTATCACATACATATACGCCCCTTTATTGGGGCATTTTTATGCTAAATATTAGTATTGAGGATTTAAAGCTACTTCAAGTGTTCCGTATAAGATTCGGAACGTTTCTGGTGGTATGGCTTTTATCACCATACTTAATGAATACCTTATAATGAAACAATCTATACGCTTTCAATCAAACTCATTACAATATGTTTTAAATCCAATTCAATATTGTTATAAAATTATAATTCTACAAATCCAATTTTTTTATAAAGATTTACAGCATCTACATTTTCAGGGTGCACATATAAGATTAAATCATCGTATCCTAAATTCATTAATACATTTATACTTTTTTTCAAAAGATTACTTGCCATCCCCTGTTTCAAATATTTCTTAACTGTAAATAATTCTGAAACAAATGGTTTACCTTTAAATAAACTAATAAGAACTACAGCAGCAATTTCTCCATTTTGTTTAATTTGAAATGAAGCATCTGGAATAAATCTGCCAAAAGTACTTTCAACAATACTACAAATCTCCTTATTTAACTCTTCTATTGTTTCACCATTGAAGTCTACTGTATCTTTAAATGCGTCTAACATAGAAACTGATAATCCATCTATATCATCAGAATCTATCTTATCAAATGTATAAATTCCTTTTAGTTCTTGTGGTGCAAGTTTGCAAATCATGCCTATTCTTTCACTCATATATTATTCTCCTAATTTTTTTCTTATTTTGTCCTATATGAAACTTATATTGTAAATTATAATATATTTTCTAATATCACATTATTGAATTTTCAAAGAAGCTTTTTTATAATTACTTAGCCAAATCTACATATTATAGTTTAAATTTGCCACCATCCTGACACATTGGGCTATTATAATAATATTATAAAGATAATAAAAACTTTTTTTCATAAATTTTTCCCCCTATAAATATATAAAACAAAGAGCAACATTCATATCCTCGTTATGACATGTTGCTCTTTATTTGGTTCAAGCAAATTATCAATTTGAGTTGCCGTATTAGGATACGATGCTATTCCTATTGAAATTGTAATTTTTATAAATTTATACTTGCTCATCCAACAAATTTAATATTTCTAAAATCCCCCATTATTCAATTCTCAAAGTGTATTTTTATAATTTTCTAAGTTAATTCTATAGATATTTACTAAAAATTAGCTGACACATGTATACGCCCCTTTATTGAGGCATTTTTACGCTAAATATTAGAATTGTGCATAAAGAAATATCACAAAATTCATTTCTGAAATAATGTGATATTTCCACTTACTTATTTATTTTTATCTATCTATACTAGTGCTTTTTTACAACCGGTATCCAAATTTCACTTTTAAATGTTGGTGAAGTTACATCTTTATTCTCATTCCATAAAATTTCTGGTCCTTGTGTTTGTTCATAGTTTGAAGATGGAAACCATTCAGAATAAATGCGTCCCCAAACGTTTTGCAATGTATCTGGAAATGGTCCTACAGCTTCAAATACTGCCCATGTTGATGCAGCAACTTCAAGTTTTGATAAATTATTGGGACACTCTTTTGTTGTTGCAACACCTATATAATGGTCAAGTTCTCCTTTCTCCTCCATTCGTCCTTCTGAAAAATTTAAAGATGCACTTATTAACCCTCTTGGTTCTGTATTAGATAACTCTTTCAATTCATTAATATTTTCAACAGTTAGGCTTTGCCACATCTTAGCAATCTCTGGATTTACTCCATTAAAAATTATAGGAACCCTTTTTTCTATTCCAATTATATAAAATGCTTCTTTCTCCTCAATTCTATAGTTCATTTCATTTCCTCCTTCAATTGATAATCGAAAAGTCATTCGTGGATAGGCTTTTAATGATTTTCCATTATACCGAGCCTCTGATGGTGTTATCCCATGTAAACTTTGAAACGCTCTTGTGAACGAATCTGCTGACTTGTATCCATATTTAACAGCTAAATCAATTATTCTTACATTTCTATCATTAAGTTCAAAAGCTGCTAAGGTAAGACGTCTTCTACGAATGTACTCTGATAACGAAACACCCGCAAGAAAAGAAAACATTCTTTGAAAATGATATTCTGAACAAAATGCCAGTCTTGCTACTTCTTTAAAATCAATTATTCCATCAAGATTTTCTTCAATATAATTTAATGCTTCATTCATTTTTTTTAACGAATCCATTTAGTAACTCTCCTTTCATCAATAGAATATCAGAAATTACATTTATCCATCCGACTATTCTTGCACAATTATGTAGGATTAATTACAACTAGGTATATAAAATAAACATATGCTAGTATTCATTATCCTAAAATATTATTAATCATATATGTATAATTAATTCTATATTTAACATTATTCAATTTCCAAAGAAACTTTTTATAATTACTTAGTTAAGTCTACATATTGTAGTTTAAATTTGCCACTATACTGACATATTAGATTATTATAATAAGATTATAAAGATAATAAAGCTTTTTTTC from the Clostridium beijerinckii genome contains:
- a CDS encoding ABC transporter substrate-binding protein — its product is MKLKNKFLSLFLIIILAMSTLFGCGNKTATMTDREGNSFKLPEKVNTIISTAPSNTEILVGLGLSDKLVAIDKYSSDVDGINKDLPKIDFKNPDAETLVSLKPDIIIASGHNKTGSEDPFAAVKEAGIPVVYIPTSSSIEDLYKDIDFISKITGTEKKGDEMTANLKDEISSIKKIGDTITDKKNVYFEIGSTSGLYSFGNNTFLNEMIEIVGAKNIFANENSWISPSPEAVVKANPDVILTNEPISNAIDNIKTRDGFQEVTAVKNNKVFAIDNNSSSRPSQNILKALKQIAKAIYPEEYANV
- a CDS encoding ABC transporter ATP-binding protein gives rise to the protein MLELKNFSCGYDKIDIIKNITFKAKRGEILCIVGPNGCGKSTLLKAIGRLIEYKGTLTFDSKDIKNLPVKEFAKHVALMTQSNNVYFPYTVYETVALGRYAYLKGALSSLSKEDDLTVMKAIKSVGLIDLKDKLISELSGGQLQRVFIAKAFAQDPEIILLDEPTNHLDLKYQIEILEYLNLWAKENNKIVIAVLHDLNLSNLFGEKIILLSHGEIVSQGTPKEVFLEDNLKNVYNIDVKNFMISALKQWQ
- a CDS encoding AraC family transcriptional regulator, producing MDSLKKMNEALNYIEENLDGIIDFKEVARLAFCSEYHFQRMFSFLAGVSLSEYIRRRRLTLAAFELNDRNVRIIDLAVKYGYKSADSFTRAFQSLHGITPSEARYNGKSLKAYPRMTFRLSIEGGNEMNYRIEEKEAFYIIGIEKRVPIIFNGVNPEIAKMWQSLTVENINELKELSNTEPRGLISASLNFSEGRMEEKGELDHYIGVATTKECPNNLSKLEVAASTWAVFEAVGPFPDTLQNVWGRIYSEWFPSSNYEQTQGPEILWNENKDVTSPTFKSEIWIPVVKKH
- a CDS encoding FecCD family ABC transporter permease, with translation MYKKIIILLIPLTFLILCIGTSIGSSDTSLIHIASIIGYKVLRIPLLKEINPNDVAIIWNLRLPRVFLAFLVGASLSVSGAVVQSLLRNPLASPYTLGVSSGASLGVGFLIISGFSMPILGRLTLPLTGFLCGLLTVFIIIKFAYKVDNSMSTSTIILSGMVFSLFCSAILTTVTALYSEDIKSIALWEMGSFSMKGWSYVQMGIPFFIIGIIGVMRYCTEMDILSFGEDQAKSVGVDVNTIKTRLLIFSAILTGSAVALSGIIGFVDLIIPHLVRRIIGAKHKYVIPVCIVLGGCFMVITDLVARIIIIPSELPVGAITALIGAPFFAYIYFNKAHERK
- a CDS encoding GNAT family N-acetyltransferase, whose translation is MSERIGMICKLAPQELKGIYTFDKIDSDDIDGLSVSMLDAFKDTVDFNGETIEELNKEICSIVESTFGRFIPDASFQIKQNGEIAAVVLISLFKGKPFVSELFTVKKYLKQGMASNLLKKSINVLMNLGYDDLILYVHPENVDAVNLYKKIGFVEL
- a CDS encoding FAD:protein FMN transferase; the protein is MIKKISMLMTCILCILIFSGCSKNQEIITKTALKMDTVFQLKAYGPKANEAIEASLSRLDEIEQMASVTIDNSDISKINQAAGKEYVQVHPEIIKMVEIAVKYSKLSNGVFDITVGPLVNLWGIGTDNERIPTDEEIKSKLPLVGYNDISINEENNSIKLLKEGMAIDLGGIAKGFAADEVLKIYKNYDIKGGIISLGGSSIYTVGKKPDGTPWNVGVKHPRKDSDQDYVGIINLSEQALSTSGDYERYFIKDGKRYHHILNPSTGYPTDNGVMSVTIVVDSSIPDSNMLADILTKTVFIAGVDNGLKFIDSLQGVSCMAITSDYNIYKSSSWNIKLDKLDPEFKFAN